The Ziziphus jujuba cultivar Dongzao chromosome 3, ASM3175591v1 region atatatatatatgcaaaattgATTAACTAGATTTCTAATTGGATTTCTCGAAAGGCAGGCCCAGCTAgtataacattttttgtttttaatctatgcataatatatactttatctattttttttatatttatactctatttaattaaaaaaaaatcaaaattctaattattatattttagattaGAACACATtgctatttctatttatttctaAGTTTATGTGataattctcataaatatagtATGGTATATGGTTTATCAtatttctcaatttatttttaatgatgattaccataaataactaataaaaatgtaattacctGATGCATTCGTTGCTGTAATTTTTTTCTCGATTATTTTCGTATGTTTTGGTTTAGCTTTTATATTTCTTGTTATTTTATGGAACATTTGTTCATTGATATATTATgcttaaagggaaaaaaaggtgattgtacataaaataaaaagtaagtatatattaaaaattttgactaGAAATCctataaggaaaaaataaatatgagagagaaaaaaaatgtataaaatacatttaaatctaATCTTTTAACCATAAGGATAAATTGGAAGTGTAATCAAATTGATATTAATGTCCATGGcagaaatttttctttttcaccccCGACAATAATTTGCCCAAACTAAAAACCAACCATTGCTCATTCATGAGATATGACAAGAGCCCATTTCGACAGCAACTTCACGGCAGGATTCCGGCAACCTCCGGTGGTGGTTGGACCAATTGAAGGTACCTTCTTGATGCTCTCatcataagcttcaaattggtagctagaatgtgaattataattgAGTAATTAGGAAGTTTCCATTGATGGAGTTAGGTTGTGTTTATATTGAAATTGGATAGAGATTGGACAAGTTCTTAGCCAATTGCCATTACATTTGGGTTCTTAATGATTGTCAGAGGCTAAAGGAatggttaatttgaattaattgtcaagatattgaaaaatcccaaatttaCAGTTTAGGCCATACGGGTTCATCTGATTTTCTATCAAGTTAGAGTGGACaatgttgataatattaagcagaaggtgtaaaaggattgttatagattttgtgagtttacttgttatgttgattggaattattatacaaaaattatagttagcatgtgtatagattgatatatatatatatatatatatacacatgtacggtaaacatatgatgcatatatgtatgtatatttatatctatttatatgtattgttaatgggcatatacatatatatatatatatatggagatgtgtgatgctatatgaaaatacataattatatatatatgtggatatatatatgtgtgtgcgtgtgaatatatatatatctatgtacttgtgtgcatcgagacatttatacatatgtattttatatcattcaaaattttgaagtatatcatatatgttttaaattttaagagatattgttatttgattttaatgtgttattttaatgtgatttaaatatattcgctatatagaatttattagatcatatgtgtttaatatttaagaaactgctatttaaatttatgatgctaagttatgttgatttagtatatatattgcctcatatttatattttgggttgttaaattaagtatattttgtgttaattaaatatttgaagaatgaatcttatgtgttggatatttaactaagttattatttatattgaaaatgccaaattgtgttgaattgaattattgtggaagagactaattttatgaaattatgatttaaattttattatgtttattgatgctaaatagaaatttggtttattaaggaattcttgatttttattattgtgatttaattgtattcattgtgtatgagcaaggtgtttccatttaattaagtgtatttggattttaatattatttttgggcatgatttggttttaaatatttcaagaaaaatattggtttaagtttgatggtttcaaattatataattatgccttggaatattatttgattgattttgtgatttgggaaaaaattatttgtatattattatctatggatttatgatgaggattaaaaaaaaatgtgggatgtgaatttgaaaagtggtataattcccacggtgaattttaataataaatatgattatttattttatatgcacCCATACacataccggtgttctgtactgtatatgtgattatggtAAGCACGCAAGTTGTaatatctcccgtgagttgccatcggaccgagggtaggcaagtttgatattggccataaacTGCCCCCCTCTATGGcagggatgacggtttaagcaacgGCGCTTTCCGGACGCTGAAGcgactgtatgcaagtttctctctttaacctcctgtcagtCGGTgttcgggatgctgggtacctttgggcaccactggtatatagtatggcgcatcaagtatttttatatgttcgtacatatatttgtatgttatattattgatattatactgtGTATACCACACCATGCGAAGGCGgcaaaccaatgtggtccatgtagagctagcctcataaccatgttgtttacgagtccaggggatagGACGGCTAATATAGGCAACCACTCtgatttgtattggtagcaaagtgccgacgacagctggaatcatggatcacgtagcatgtcagaaggtatcgtacgtatctccattactatgcatatttcattttatgctatggattttaagatatgattttatgtatttatgttatgttatctaattgtgatttaatttcttaccaatattcttaatcgatgttattatattattattactaccatatgataccttcggataagtatcacagcctacgggcaagaaagatagccaccagacaagtataatagtcctcggacaagtggtagcctttgggtaggtgagatagccttcaaggaagttacattaattacatgtatgggaatataatagccctcaggcaagttacatcaatatcatcatcattaaaacgtttgttatagtttttgATTGTTAATGAGATGTTGTTTTACCATTCTTTCAatgttacgcattggcatatttgtaaaatgatattaaagtGTATTTGACTTGTGTAGCACTAtgtgggtggtgtgggtggacgagaatctatgatggtatatcttaattgattatttactaaattaattccattatatgccttttacataatttgttatcgaagtgctgccagttgtggaacttaaattgtagtaatgtgggaggaataaggtggtgtatatagaagtgtattttcagtgcagaaaaattgtggtaagtccaacccttaggggaggttctgtctgAATTTCCATTGGAGgctccggtagggtttccctgggatcagagcttgtctagggttctggtgagaaattttagacgggtcctgacaatatcaTGGCAATTTTTTCTTCAAGTCATTAATGACAACGGAAATACAAAAGGCTTTAACAGCAGTGAAGATTAACCTAGGCCAAAATATTAGAAAGACACAGTCTCTTAAAGGGATCAACTTTTCTCATAATAAATTAACTGGTCCTATCCCATcaacattggaaaatttgattCGAGAGATTCCTCGACAATTGACAAACATGATTTCTCTTGAAGTGTTAAACCTCTCAAACAATAGAATGGTTGGAACAATACCTCGTGGCAAGCAATTCAACAATCTTCGACAACAAACCTCCAACAAGAAGATGATTCTGAGCAAATATGGCTTTGGGTGGAAGATTGTTTTTACGGGTTTTGGATGTGGAATAGTAATTGGAATATCATGGGATATATTGTGGAGAAGAACGATTGAACAAAATGCTGTAAGATTGAGGACAATGCTTGCTTGAGCATTGAAAGAAGATTAGAAATTTGTTTTTGCAAGGTTTCAATAAGTGCTTATTTCTCacatttgttattaaaatttagcCTCATGTACTCCTAGGCAATATATTTTAGCTTTGAtgctttatattttgttttctgtcTTCCGTTTtctgtttgctttttttttttttttttgggccaatacCCTAAATCGGATTGGATGCATGTATAATATGCTTTTTGTAAGAAATGGAATCAGTTTCATGGTACTAGTAAATGAATATGTGCACATAAAGtgtacaataattttttcttactcTGGAATGTGTTAGAGTATTTAATATTCTTTTCCATTTCATATATCCTATGAGACACTGTTTTTCTAAtatgaaggaagaaaaattataaatatccaatattgtgaaaaatgtgtaaacaattttatttggctcaagaattttttatttctcaaacaaTGTTTAGAGCAGTTCCTGGTCCTAACTAACACAAGTTGTTGCCTGAAGTAATTGCTCGGATACATCAAGGTAATGATTAGTTTTAAATCCTTTTTGTTAGAGGTTGTACCACCCGTTTTCCTagacttgaaaattggaagaGGTTTCACATTATTGCTACGAAAACATTTCTTTCACAACggctatatatattattatcaatgcccattttttatttaccaaattttcATGTTGTTCAATTCCTGTTGTATATGTATttcgaaattaatttgataaaatatgcgTGAAAAACAATCCATGAAGTGAAGTAAAAGAAACTCTAAAGTGATTATAAAGTCTGAAGTAAGAATTTAATATTTACTTGgaagaaaaaatttcttttaaccAACAACATAATATGTATTTGCATTACATTTTCGTTTTTAATCTATGCATAATATATActgtatctatttttttatatttatactctatctaattaaaaaatcaaaattataattattattttttagattagaACACATTGCcatttctatttatttcttagtttaggtgataattctcataaatatagtATGGTATATGGTTTATCAtatttctcaatttatttttaatgatgattaccataaataactaataaaaatgtaattacctGATACATTTGTTGctgtaatttttttctcaattatttTCGTATGTTTTGGTTTAGTTTTTATACTTCTTGTTATTTTATGGAACATTTgttcattaaatatattatgcttttaagggggggggggggggggggaggagggGGAAAAAGGTgattatgcataaaataaaaagtaagtagatattaaaaattttgactaGAAATCTtataagggaaaaataaatatgatagagaaacaaaaaattgtataaaatacattaaaatctaACCTTTTAATCATAAGGATAAATTGGAATTGTAATCAAATTGACGTTAATGTCCATGGGAGGAATTGTTTTTGCCCCTGACGATAATTTGCCCAAACTGAAAACCAACCATATTACcaaataatatctaattaaGTAATTGGCTTTGCATATCATTAATGACATCATCCTATGCATTTATATGTGATGGACAAACCATACAGACCGATTTCAAATCCTTATAAAATACTGCAATAACTAGCTAGTGCATTACGTAAAAGCCAGCACTAAGAGCAAACTTCAGGATACGATTATTTTTCTCAACATGGTTGGATTTCAGGGAAATTTTCATTCAAACAGCAGTCTTTTCTTCCGTCATCATCTACAAAAATTAGACCTCTCATTCAATGATTTTAGAGGCTCAACAATTCCAACTGAATTCGGTAAGTTTACCTATTTGCTGCTCCTTAATTTTCAGTATTCTAATTTTTCAGGGCATGTACCATTAGAAATCTCAAATCTATCCAAATTGGTCGCCCTTGATCTTTCATATAATTATCATGAGTTGAGAGTAGACACTTTTACCTTCAAATGAATTGTTGCAAACCTTACCAAACTCGAAGAATTTTATATGGATGAAGTTGACATGTCTGCTGTGGAACCTCTTTCCTGGATGAATTTGTCTTCTTCTTTGGGATATCTTACTCTCAAGGATTGCAGGCTTCAGGGGAACTTACATGATTATATCTCTCACTtacaagaacttgaattgcttTATTTAGATTCCAACGAGAATCTTACTGGTTTCTTGCCTATGTCTAATTGGAGTAGTCCACTCAAGTTCTTGAGTCTTTCTAGTACTGAACTCCCAATAGATTTACCTTCTCTAATTCAAAATTTGATGTCTTTGGAATATTTGAATCTCAGTAGGAGTAAAATCCAAGGATGGAATCCCAGTTTGCTTCCTAACCTCACAAAAATCACATGGTTAGATCTCTCATCTAACAATTTAGGTGGTCAAATTCCATGGGCATCTCTGTTTCATATAAAGGGACTCGATTATTTAGATTTGTCCGGCAACAATTTTATTGGCCTGCTTCCTGAAATTTATAGTTACAACTCAACCCATGTGTCTTTCTCTTCTAATTACTCGTCATATAGTTTAACAGCCAACTCTCTTCCATTGGAGTAGGAATTTCTGTACTTAAATGATAACTTTCTCGATGGGACAATACCTGCTTGGCTGTTTTCCTTaccatttttgaaatatttattcctTCAAAATAATCAATTCACTGGTTACATTCATGAATTTGAGTCCCTTTCCTTGGAGCAACTTATTTTGAGTAAAAACAAATTCAGTGGATCCGTTCCAAGATCTGTCTTTCAGCAGGTGAACCTTaatttccttgatctttcctcAAATGGATTCTGCGACGATGCAGGGTTGTATGAGTTTTCGAACTTGAACAAATCTGGCATTCTTTTCAATCTCAAACAATCAATTGAACGGAGAGATACCATCTTCAATTTGTAAACTCGGTTCCCTGGAAgtccttgatttatttaataattctttCAACGGGAAGATTCATCCATGTGTTGGAAATTTTAGCTCCAGTTTATCAGTTTTGAATCTGGGTATGAATAATTTGCATGGCACAATTCCTCTTACATTCACCAAGGGAAATTCCTCGAGGGATCTGAACCTTAATGGAAATCAACTTGAAGGATTATTGCCGGCATCTTTGCTTAATTGTAAGAAGTTGGAAGTCTTGGATGTTGGAAATAATAAGATAATTGACAGATTTCCACACTGGTTGGAATCTCTTCCAATGCTACAAGTTTTTATGTTGAAATCTAATAGATTTCATGGTTCCATTGACAGTCCTAAAAGTCCAATTCATGTCCAAAAGTTGCGAATCATGGACCTTTCCGATAATGAGATCAGTGGAAATTTGCCAACGAAATATTTCGAACATTTAATAGCCATGATTGATGCAGATGCAGACCAATTGAAATACATGggaagaaattattataaagacTCTGTAATTGTGGCAACGAAAGGCATCACTATTGAAATGGAAAAGATACTAACCATTTTCACAGGCATTGATTTGTCAAACAACAAATTTGAGGGAAAGATTCCAGAGTTGATTGGGAAGCTAAAGGCACTTAAAGGGCTCAACTTTTTCATAATAAGTTGACTGGTCCTATTCCCACCATTATTGGGAAATTTGAGCAACCTTGAATGGTTAGACCATTCTTTGAATGAGCTTGTCGATGAGATTCCTCAACAGTTGACAAATATGATATCTCTTGAGGTGTTAAACCTCTCGAAAACTAGATTGGTTGGACCCATACCTCGCGGCAAACAATTCGACACATTTCGAACAATTTATATGGTGCAAACTTGGGGTTATGTGGATTTCCATTGTCTGAAATGTGTAGCAATAATGAGACAAAGCAATCATCGCCTACAAACTTCCAACACGGAGGTGATTTTAAGCAAATACACATTGACTGGAAGATTGtctggattggttatggatgtGGAATGGTATTTGGCATATGGTTGGCACATATTGTGCTTTCAAGTAGAAAAGTTACACTGTTTATTACAAGGATTGGAGGAGAACAATGGAGTAAAATACCGACAGGTTGAAGAACGATGCTTGCTTAAGTGGTGGGAGTTACTGTAATACATAACCATGCCCCGGGTAAGAAACTCCGTTTCTCCAAATAATATACGTATGGTTTTTTCAAGTGCCCCTCTGTTTTTCCTATGATTTAGCTTTTGGCCTTTTGTACTTTTtggcaataaattaatttcaaatatatgttcgatgttttttttttttccccttggtttttgagtttaattaatttttcctttaatgTCATTCcattatatttgtttcttgCAACTTGCATATATATGCAGGAGATTtagatttattattgttattattattattttttttacatttcttGTAGAATACTTAATGTATTGTAATTTGACCAACTAAAAAAGGGGGAAAGCTTTTATATGTGGGTAGTGAGACAAAAATTGTAGAACCTagaaagcaaacaatatctcctgcttcaattattattatgaaaattggATTCCGAGTTTAATAGCTATACTTTCAATTGTTAACCTCgtagttgaaattttttttttttacctttttcgtTTTTTGGGGTTTGGGTGGGGGGGGCGCGGGCGCGGCGTTGGGGGGAGATGGGAGAACAATTGTAGTTGAATTATTAATCCTTGGAAAATCTTTATTCTACTATATATTTCATTgtaatcatattttttgtttcgtttcaattttcctattaaaaaatagaatttttatttaattaaaatattaccttaaCCTCCTACCCGTTTtgaggaaaattttcaaatactcCTGGAGTGCTGAAAACTTGGACCTCCCGCCCACTTCTACCTTTGATTGAATGGCATGTGGCTCACAGGTAGATGACTCTGCACGTTAGTCAGACAAGTATCCTTTTTTACCTTCTCCAAACACATCCAACCCCAAAAGACCTAATTTTCCTAATCTCTTTTTTCTGTAAACTCCaccttattgaaaaataacattttaattcTGCAAAATTGCTTCCCAAATAACGCTAATATACTCAATATTCAGAAATTTAAATAGGtggaataaagaaaaacaagttgGCCGGTGGTGCCAGAGCAACGTTTTTAGTAGTGCCAAAAATGGCAGTGCCTCGAAATCAGAGGGTGCCAATTTTTGGACTGGTCTTTCACTGGATCTTAAGATTGAAAAAGGTCATTTTTTAATGGTTGCTGAGGTAAATAGGAAATAACTATCCAAAACTTTCCAATTGCCCAACCAAGTTTACTAATATCGCCatctgattttatatataagcATCCGTATATTTAGAAAGCAGAAGTAGGTTCAATGGAGAAGAAGTACCCAAGGCAAAACGCATAATCACGTTTTTTGTGTCCAACGGCGATCTTTTAACGCGTTTTGGGGAAGGAACAAAACAATTATGCCTATCCGACGTGGAAGAGTATCCACCTCTTAGCCACATGGCCTTAAAGCAAAGGCAGGACTAGTTGAGTCTTCAGTACTCCATGAGAGCTTGAAAATTTTCTCTATTTTGTAAACCTGTCATATGTAACTTCTATTTACTCAGATAAAGCACAGattataaagtttgtaaaataacaagaaagcaaatatatttttccctttAATTAACTATGTATGATCAGGAATGTGACATGTTTCAATTAAGAACATCGATCATGCTAATCATAAGAGAACAAGTTCATATAGattgcacaatttttttaatttgttgggaAATACCAATCATGTTCAACATATGGAAAACGTTATTTGCCAGCATTAATGATCCATCACTAATTGGCTTTACATACTAACAGGTAATTTAATGGGCTACCATTCAGGGTTcatttttgcatattagttttttacttttaaaaattaaacaaataaatatattaaatataactaattaatatttatcaaattaacataAATCTTACGGGTGAAGATTTGTTAAGTTGCCATCTATTCCAAAAGGACATATTGCTCACCCAGGTTTTAATATCATGTTAAGTTGTaatttattccaaaattttaaaccaATAGAAAATAGATCAAAAAATGTATatcaaatgtatattttttataatgatcGCTACTGATgacaaatacagtaaagcctCTTTAAATGAATATCAATAGAACTATGAAAAATTGCTAATTTAAAAGGGCTATTTATTAGGTCaaaatggattttatattttttttagaaataattttactaatgATATAcgtatttttcattttagcaAAACATGTTCATaactcataaataataaaaaacaattagtcaaaaaTCAACAGGTGCATGAAAAATCTTAAAAGCTAATAAGCACATAGATAAAGGTTAATATTAATGTACATTcacaaaggccaaaaaaaaaaaaaaaaacagaaaatatatactttaaacaattatttgcaacaaaatgaaaagaatgtgctTAATGtgatttattaccaaaaaaaaataaaaataaaataaaacataaagatGAGACTGAATTCATATTAGGTACAAAGAAGAAACAGAAAGttttaaatggattttttttttgttgggggggggggggggtggttgGTGGTGAGgaactaaattcaaaataataaaagttgtTAAGTAAAGCTgccctaatatatattttaaaagtttatatatatatatatatatatatatatatatatatattattgttatttttttacaaatttaatcaattattaatttatacgtTTAATCTGTcctaaaggattaaaaaaacatatatatatatatagagacccAAATACATTTTGATACTCTCTATTTTCATTTAGGTgctgcaaaattttttttgatatttgatacattttatttacaaaatttaatattttaatccaaTGCTGTTAATTTTTAATGGAATCCATAAAAGAGGGTCACGTGAGTTGTACATGACccctaaaaattgattttttatttatttttctttcca contains the following coding sequences:
- the LOC132803155 gene encoding receptor-like protein 20, giving the protein MNNLHGTIPLTFTKGNSSRDLNLNGNQLEGLLPASLLNCKKLEVLDVGNNKIIDRFPHWLESLPMLQVFMLKSNRFHGSIDSPKSPIHVQKLRIMDLSDNEISGNLPTKYFEHLIAMIDADADQLKYMGRNYYKDSVIVATKGITIEMEKILTIFTGIDLSNNKFEGKIPELIGKLKALKGLNFFIIS